From one Caldithrix abyssi DSM 13497 genomic stretch:
- a CDS encoding sodium:solute symporter family transporter — protein MVKYLNTIDYTVITIYFLILVGLGIFLQKRASKNIEEYFLGGHKLPWWAMGFSGMASFLDVAGTMLIVSFLFMLGPRGLYIEFRGGAVLILAFMLVYTGKWHYRSKVMTGAEWMEYRFGTGWGGQFARMVSAIATIVGTIGMLAYMVKGVGLFLSMFLPFSPLVCSLIMLGVATLYTMTSGFYGVVYTDVFQSFIIISAVIFISIMAGMKITDADSLAALAYKVTGNSQWMSSALQWETTMPKGYEAYRHLMLFAFFYLLRNVLGGMASGADPKYFGARNERETGLLSFMWTVLMMFRWPMMIGFAVLGLYLVNDIFPDQTLLSQAATLIKTYLPHVPKERWADTIAGIMNRPMNYPPELIDGLKHLFQDHWQEKLNLLSFEGTVNPERILPAVILFDIPIGVRGLLLVALIAASMSTFDSTVNATTAFFTRDIYQRHLRPRAKEKELIYMSYAFTIFLVICGFLLAYTIRSINDVWGWIIMGLGGGLAIPAFLKFYWWRFNGEGFAIGTLVGMVAAILQRMFFPDLVEWLQFTILSLISLAGIIIGTFLTSPTDEKVLVHFYKTTRPFGFWKPYKNKLDPEVRKKMEREHKNDIIALPLALCWQVTLFLLPMQFLIKTYDSFMITFAIFAICLVGLYRFWYKNLPPKEVTN, from the coding sequence ATGGTGAAATACCTAAACACAATAGATTACACCGTTATAACCATTTATTTTTTAATTCTTGTCGGGCTGGGAATTTTCCTTCAAAAACGTGCCTCGAAAAACATCGAAGAATATTTTTTAGGTGGCCATAAGTTGCCTTGGTGGGCTATGGGCTTTTCGGGGATGGCGTCGTTTTTAGATGTTGCCGGAACCATGCTCATTGTATCTTTCCTTTTCATGCTGGGCCCACGGGGGTTGTACATTGAATTCAGAGGCGGAGCGGTGCTTATTCTGGCCTTTATGCTGGTTTATACGGGTAAATGGCATTACCGCTCAAAAGTGATGACTGGCGCGGAATGGATGGAATATCGGTTCGGAACAGGTTGGGGAGGCCAATTCGCACGCATGGTCTCGGCTATTGCTACAATCGTCGGCACCATCGGTATGCTCGCTTACATGGTGAAAGGCGTGGGCTTATTCTTATCCATGTTCTTACCGTTTTCGCCCTTAGTCTGTTCGTTAATTATGTTAGGCGTGGCAACATTGTACACCATGACTTCCGGTTTTTACGGAGTGGTTTACACCGATGTTTTTCAATCGTTTATAATTATCAGTGCGGTTATTTTTATTTCAATAATGGCCGGAATGAAAATAACAGATGCCGATTCTTTAGCTGCCCTGGCATACAAAGTAACCGGAAACAGCCAGTGGATGAGCTCGGCGCTTCAATGGGAAACAACCATGCCCAAAGGCTACGAAGCGTACCGCCATTTAATGCTTTTCGCCTTTTTCTATTTGTTGCGCAATGTTTTGGGCGGCATGGCTTCAGGCGCCGATCCCAAATATTTTGGAGCCCGTAATGAGCGGGAAACCGGCCTGCTTTCCTTTATGTGGACAGTATTGATGATGTTTAGATGGCCCATGATGATTGGCTTTGCGGTTTTAGGATTATATCTGGTAAATGATATATTTCCTGATCAAACGCTATTATCTCAGGCGGCAACGTTAATTAAAACTTATTTGCCGCATGTACCAAAAGAGCGCTGGGCCGATACCATTGCAGGAATAATGAACAGGCCTATGAATTATCCACCGGAGCTAATTGACGGACTAAAACATCTTTTCCAGGATCATTGGCAGGAAAAATTAAATTTACTCAGTTTTGAAGGCACCGTTAATCCCGAGCGTATCCTTCCTGCCGTAATATTATTTGATATACCCATTGGCGTTCGAGGGCTTTTATTAGTTGCGTTAATTGCCGCTTCCATGTCCACGTTTGATTCTACGGTTAACGCTACAACAGCCTTTTTTACGCGAGATATTTATCAGCGGCATCTACGTCCCAGAGCAAAAGAAAAAGAATTAATCTATATGTCTTACGCGTTTACTATCTTTTTGGTCATTTGCGGGTTTTTATTAGCCTATACCATCAGAAGCATCAATGATGTGTGGGGATGGATAATCATGGGGCTTGGCGGAGGTTTAGCCATCCCTGCTTTTCTCAAATTTTACTGGTGGCGCTTCAACGGCGAAGGCTTTGCCATTGGCACACTGGTGGGCATGGTTGCCGCCATTTTACAGAGAATGTTCTTCCCGGATTTAGTTGAGTGGCTACAGTTTACCATTCTCTCTTTAATTTCATTGGCAGGCATTATTATCGGCACTTTTTTAACCAGCCCCACGGACGAGAAAGTTCTGGTACACTTTTATAAAACCACACGACCTTTCGGTTTTTGGAAACCTTACAAAAATAAGCTGGATCCCGAAGTTCGCAAAAAAATGGAGCGGGAACATAAAAACGACATAATCGCCTTACCCCTGGCCCTTTGCTGGCAGGTAACGCTATTTTTATTACCAATGCAATTTTTAATTAAAACTTATGATTCGTTTATGATTACATTTGCTATTTTTGCAATTTGTCTTGTCGGATTATACAGGTTTTGGTACAAAAATTTACCGCCTAAAGAAGTAACAAATTGA
- a CDS encoding GxGYxYP domain-containing protein, whose protein sequence is MIRLVSIIFSLLTLLGYSCQEKNSSVSAGDTTSAQPERLALSPYPASSRPDKLFIINDHNFSPAQLLTIETLQGVLAQRKPQIYRLANDGDAQWLEDLKNNYGVEVDYSLQANFEALLSHFKNDIAGYIVCNVNDQTVNTAISLCGITKAVAVTAENIPILEAMGIPLLKDVRNTDDAWFFTHYADSINNRILCYQKEDRFAFLADYAVFGKMITFYSPLTSELTQKIFAFMQPNTPLLGWGSDEFQLIYHSSANSIPVHPADWAKNLSTLTNFSVSLKQQTATPDTQITENVHTVCFVMTDGDNIQWLLNDFTTNSRWYGSPNRSKAKLGWTISPALSELAPTVMKYIYDRADATNAGRDYFIAGPSGLGYIFPDRYKNLVTYASLTSQFMEKADLRIVNIIGNTRSAEYLKPFLDQQNIDAIFFYYFSNYSGGMGKIDWLNGKPVITGRFNLWEGFETPESLAEKLNYFSADIHSEKGYSLIPVHVWSNGVDDVLQCISLLNKNVKVVTPDEFVYLIRKNLYSGN, encoded by the coding sequence ATGATTCGTTTAGTATCGATTATTTTTAGCCTTTTGACATTATTGGGATATAGCTGTCAGGAAAAAAACAGTTCGGTGTCAGCCGGCGATACGACTTCTGCTCAGCCGGAGCGTCTGGCGCTAAGCCCGTATCCGGCTTCAAGCAGGCCAGATAAGCTATTTATTATTAATGATCATAATTTTTCGCCTGCTCAATTGTTAACCATAGAAACTTTGCAGGGAGTGTTGGCCCAAAGAAAGCCGCAAATCTATCGCCTGGCTAACGATGGTGATGCGCAGTGGCTTGAAGACCTGAAAAACAATTACGGAGTAGAAGTGGACTACTCGTTGCAAGCGAATTTTGAGGCATTGCTGTCTCATTTTAAAAATGATATTGCAGGATATATTGTTTGTAATGTTAACGATCAAACGGTGAATACGGCTATTTCATTATGTGGCATAACAAAGGCAGTGGCTGTTACCGCCGAGAACATACCGATTCTTGAAGCTATGGGAATTCCCTTGCTAAAAGATGTGAGAAATACGGATGACGCCTGGTTTTTTACCCATTATGCGGATAGCATCAATAATAGAATACTGTGTTACCAGAAAGAAGATCGTTTTGCCTTTTTAGCCGATTATGCCGTATTCGGAAAAATGATCACGTTTTATAGCCCGCTGACTTCAGAATTAACGCAGAAGATATTCGCTTTTATGCAACCTAATACTCCTTTATTAGGATGGGGCAGCGATGAATTTCAATTGATTTATCATAGCTCTGCGAATTCCATTCCGGTTCATCCGGCCGACTGGGCAAAGAATCTTTCTACTTTAACCAATTTTAGCGTAAGCCTTAAACAACAAACCGCAACTCCGGACACGCAAATAACTGAAAATGTACATACGGTTTGTTTTGTTATGACCGACGGAGATAACATTCAATGGCTTTTGAATGATTTTACCACAAATTCACGCTGGTACGGAAGCCCGAATCGTTCAAAAGCAAAGTTGGGCTGGACCATTTCGCCTGCGTTAAGCGAGCTGGCTCCGACCGTTATGAAATACATTTACGACCGTGCAGACGCCACGAATGCCGGAAGGGACTATTTCATCGCCGGCCCTTCCGGGCTGGGCTATATATTTCCCGATCGATATAAAAATTTGGTAACATACGCTTCGTTAACCAGTCAATTTATGGAAAAAGCAGATTTGCGTATCGTTAATATTATTGGCAATACTCGGTCGGCTGAATATTTAAAACCCTTTTTAGATCAGCAAAACATCGATGCTATATTTTTCTACTATTTTTCCAATTATTCAGGCGGAATGGGAAAAATCGACTGGCTGAACGGGAAGCCGGTTATCACCGGGCGCTTTAATTTGTGGGAAGGGTTCGAGACGCCGGAGTCCCTGGCGGAAAAGTTGAACTATTTTTCTGCGGATATTCATTCTGAAAAAGGTTATAGCCTTATACCTGTTCATGTGTGGTCAAATGGAGTTGATGATGTACTCCAATGCATTAGCCTGCTCAATAAAAATGTAAAGGTGGTTACACCAGACGAATTTGTTTACTTAATTCGAAAAAACTTGTATTCAGGGAATTAA
- a CDS encoding GxGYxYP domain-containing protein, with translation MMKVKLKFVWLSLIFINLLLLGMWGCEKDMNQSGSSMKVYHISLKDLDIGEQMLVKSLQGLFNRKIEEGNKELPMIYTFIRTSDYKWYEDYKDNYPLSSELKTIVSLIYDADAYADGYVLWDTARPWTLTIAFTYAAQFNALILTPQLADQLHINKKLLMDFTQDKWYYPTIDSGQVQNISGKAEGYAWALERLLAGCDMTRLVYLRDDIPDLKDFIIFKKLFAINLDPLNNTDEINLLKQILLKYPPEIQVLGWADASYATQPGQDNVTVEKALVTLLSENNDFLLPADFANNLSFHGLFQPPTKLEQEEQSGIYEKGKKYACFIVSDGDNLQYDFNHMRTVLWEHSKRGKYPLGWTLAPTLVHYAPFIAWYYYNSAAESGFNDTFITGPSGYAYVHPSSLDEANLLAFIDLTAEAMKNMDMSCMVTIDSRGKESTTYQKFAENSDIKGVFMVEPDHAYYPPGRSHVFSTDTHDMGYIVEAVRASKQTANDLTNEIKIAAQKYPFVMVYVHAWDNNFDAVFETIKNLQSSGEFEVVGPYQFMDCLIQYKKQ, from the coding sequence ATGATGAAAGTAAAGTTAAAATTTGTCTGGTTAAGTTTGATTTTTATCAATTTACTATTGCTCGGAATGTGGGGATGCGAAAAAGACATGAATCAATCTGGTTCGTCCATGAAGGTTTATCATATATCTCTTAAAGATCTGGATATTGGCGAGCAGATGTTGGTTAAAAGTCTTCAGGGCTTATTTAACCGGAAAATAGAAGAAGGCAATAAGGAATTGCCTATGATTTACACATTTATCCGCACAAGCGATTATAAATGGTATGAGGATTATAAAGATAATTATCCCCTCAGCTCGGAATTAAAAACCATAGTGTCGTTAATTTATGATGCAGATGCGTATGCTGATGGTTATGTATTGTGGGATACCGCAAGGCCCTGGACATTAACCATAGCTTTTACTTATGCCGCACAATTCAATGCGCTTATCCTTACGCCTCAATTGGCAGATCAATTACATATTAATAAAAAGCTATTAATGGATTTTACTCAGGACAAATGGTATTACCCTACTATTGACTCCGGTCAGGTACAAAATATTTCAGGAAAGGCGGAAGGATATGCCTGGGCTTTAGAACGCCTGCTAGCGGGTTGCGATATGACCCGCTTGGTCTATTTGCGCGATGACATTCCGGATTTAAAAGATTTTATCATTTTTAAAAAGCTTTTTGCCATCAATCTGGATCCGTTGAATAATACGGACGAAATCAATTTGCTAAAACAGATATTATTAAAATATCCTCCAGAAATTCAGGTGCTGGGATGGGCAGACGCCAGCTATGCTACCCAGCCCGGTCAGGACAATGTGACCGTGGAAAAAGCTCTGGTAACCTTGTTGAGTGAAAACAACGACTTTCTGCTGCCGGCAGATTTTGCCAACAATCTTTCATTTCACGGTCTGTTTCAGCCGCCTACCAAATTAGAGCAGGAAGAGCAAAGCGGAATCTATGAAAAAGGCAAAAAATACGCCTGCTTTATTGTTTCGGACGGAGATAATTTACAATACGATTTCAACCACATGCGCACCGTTTTATGGGAACACAGCAAACGCGGAAAGTATCCTCTGGGATGGACACTGGCGCCTACGTTGGTGCATTACGCGCCTTTTATTGCCTGGTATTATTATAACAGCGCGGCAGAATCCGGTTTTAACGACACCTTTATAACCGGCCCCAGCGGTTACGCCTATGTACATCCGTCTTCGCTGGATGAAGCAAATCTATTGGCTTTTATCGATTTGACGGCTGAAGCGATGAAAAATATGGACATGAGTTGTATGGTTACCATTGATAGTCGCGGAAAGGAGTCAACCACCTATCAAAAATTTGCGGAAAATTCGGATATCAAAGGTGTGTTCATGGTCGAACCGGACCATGCGTATTATCCACCCGGACGTAGTCATGTTTTTTCAACCGATACACATGACATGGGGTACATTGTAGAAGCGGTGCGGGCCAGTAAACAAACGGCGAATGATTTAACGAATGAAATAAAAATTGCCGCCCAAAAATATCCTTTTGTCATGGTTTACGTCCATGCCTGGGATAACAATTTTGATGCGGTTTTTGAAACCATAAAAAACCTTCAAAGTAGTGGCGAGTTTGAAGTCGTCGGGCCGTATCAGTTCATGGATTGCCTGATCCAATACAAGAAACAATAG
- a CDS encoding ROK family protein codes for MGYEQDERIVMTLDAGGTNFVFSAIQKNQEIIDPIRLPSNAHDLELCLQTIIDGFTRVKKQLPEPAVAISFAFPGPADYPDGIIGDLVNLPAFRGGVALGPMLEEIFQLPVFINNDGDLYAFGEALAGYLPYINNLLKIAGSPKRFQNLVGFTLGTGFGAGIVRKGELFIGDNSGAGEVWLLRNKLHPTMNVEESVSIRAIRGVYAQLTNILFEESPSPKEIFEIGMGKRPGNKEAAIEAFQTMAEALGDAIANVLTLIDGLAVIGGGLSGAHPLFLQKMIDEMNGKYRNFQGNEYRRLVPIVFNLENNKDLDKFLQGEKKEITIPKTNKKIIYDALPRLGVGISKIGTSRAIALGAYAYALNELDSKSKRN; via the coding sequence ATGGGCTATGAACAGGATGAACGTATTGTAATGACCCTGGATGCCGGCGGAACAAATTTCGTGTTTTCTGCCATTCAAAAAAACCAGGAAATAATTGATCCTATCCGGCTCCCTTCGAATGCGCACGATTTAGAGTTGTGTTTGCAAACTATTATAGATGGATTTACCAGGGTTAAAAAGCAACTGCCCGAACCTGCAGTAGCCATTTCTTTCGCTTTCCCTGGGCCGGCGGATTATCCGGACGGAATTATTGGCGATCTGGTTAATTTACCGGCTTTTCGGGGCGGAGTGGCGCTGGGGCCAATGCTGGAAGAAATTTTTCAATTACCTGTTTTTATTAACAATGACGGAGATTTGTATGCCTTTGGCGAAGCTCTGGCCGGATATTTACCATACATTAATAATCTTCTAAAAATAGCTGGCAGCCCAAAGCGTTTTCAGAATTTAGTTGGTTTTACCTTAGGAACAGGATTTGGCGCGGGCATTGTGCGTAAAGGAGAATTATTTATTGGCGACAATTCCGGCGCGGGAGAAGTATGGCTTTTGCGAAACAAACTGCATCCTACTATGAATGTGGAAGAAAGCGTAAGTATCCGCGCCATACGCGGAGTTTACGCTCAGTTGACAAACATTCTATTCGAAGAATCTCCCTCGCCAAAAGAAATATTTGAAATTGGAATGGGAAAACGACCTGGCAACAAGGAAGCAGCCATCGAAGCTTTTCAGACCATGGCCGAGGCGCTTGGAGATGCTATTGCCAATGTATTAACGCTTATTGATGGCCTGGCTGTTATTGGCGGCGGGTTATCCGGCGCGCATCCATTGTTCTTGCAAAAAATGATCGATGAGATGAACGGAAAGTATCGAAATTTTCAGGGAAACGAATACCGGCGGTTAGTTCCCATTGTGTTTAATTTAGAAAACAATAAAGACTTAGATAAATTTTTACAGGGTGAGAAAAAGGAAATAACAATTCCTAAAACAAATAAAAAAATTATTTATGATGCCCTTCCAAGATTAGGTGTTGGAATTTCAAAAATAGGTACGAGCAGAGCAATAGCTTTAGGAGCTTATGCCTATGCTTTAAACGAACTTGATTCTAAGAGCAAACGGAATTAA
- a CDS encoding MFS transporter translates to MRRTLPIFLAFLVMGFGDVVGPLVGLAKESFALSNTVAFTLTFMGFIMFGILSLPIGIYQDKKGKKFILLLGLSIAFLGMILPTFTLSSFVILLLSVLFLGAGATIMQVAGNPIMRDVSAEGKYARNLSLGQFVKAIGSLSGPVLPVLAVRYWHADWKIVFPIYGVIVLLTIISVSTLKVEEKKYEKSEPASFRSCLALLKNKYVLMMVMAIFVYVGAEVCMSSGIPLYLKEQFGINIQKLGLLGTGLFFTALMVGRFLGGVILTWVKAKTFFVVTSILSIVSILGLYLGSATIAIIAVIFIGLTFANIFPLVFSITIEHMPEKTNELSGLMITAIVGGAIIPPIMGMISDLTSSTLMGFLVPMAAIVYVAWTALINLKNA, encoded by the coding sequence ATGCGCCGGACGCTTCCAATTTTTTTGGCTTTTTTAGTCATGGGATTCGGAGACGTGGTAGGGCCTTTGGTAGGGCTTGCTAAAGAATCATTTGCCTTAAGTAACACGGTGGCCTTTACGTTGACTTTTATGGGATTCATCATGTTTGGAATCCTTTCGCTTCCCATTGGCATTTATCAGGATAAAAAAGGTAAAAAGTTTATTCTTTTGCTTGGACTTTCTATCGCTTTTCTGGGAATGATTTTACCAACATTTACTTTAAGTTCGTTTGTAATATTACTGTTGTCCGTTTTATTCTTAGGCGCCGGGGCTACGATTATGCAAGTTGCCGGCAACCCCATCATGCGCGATGTTTCCGCCGAAGGGAAATACGCCCGTAATCTCAGTCTTGGTCAGTTTGTTAAGGCCATTGGTTCATTAAGCGGACCTGTTTTGCCTGTTTTGGCGGTAAGGTACTGGCATGCCGATTGGAAAATTGTTTTTCCTATTTACGGGGTAATTGTTTTATTGACCATTATTTCTGTGAGTACATTAAAGGTAGAGGAAAAAAAATACGAAAAATCGGAACCGGCGTCTTTTCGTTCTTGCCTGGCTCTTCTTAAGAACAAATATGTCCTAATGATGGTCATGGCTATTTTTGTTTACGTAGGAGCGGAAGTGTGCATGAGCTCTGGAATACCTCTTTATTTAAAAGAACAATTTGGTATTAATATTCAAAAATTGGGCCTGCTGGGAACGGGGTTGTTTTTTACGGCATTAATGGTTGGGCGATTTTTGGGCGGTGTGATCTTGACCTGGGTAAAAGCTAAAACGTTTTTTGTTGTTACCTCAATTCTTTCTATAGTATCAATTTTAGGGCTTTATTTGGGTAGCGCAACCATAGCCATTATTGCCGTGATTTTTATAGGATTAACTTTTGCTAATATCTTCCCGTTGGTCTTTTCCATTACCATTGAGCATATGCCCGAAAAAACAAACGAACTTTCGGGTTTAATGATTACAGCCATTGTAGGCGGAGCGATTATTCCACCAATAATGGGGATGATTTCCGATTTAACATCTTCCACTTTGATGGGTTTTTTGGTTCCCATGGCCGCTATTGTTTATGTTGCCTGGACGGCTTTGATTAACTTGAAAAACGCCTGA
- a CDS encoding GH92 family glycosyl hydrolase produces MNICKSLLFLIFTVTLIGCQNQNKDFTQYVNPFIGTGGHGHTFPGATVPFGMVQLSPDTRISGWDACGGYHYSDSTIIGFSHTHLSGTGCIDYGDILFMPTVGKLHLQPGTEENPQSGYRSRFSHEKEMAEAGYYRVFLDDYQIQVELTATQRVGFHKYTFSASDEAQIIIDLLHGLGPDNVIEAKLNFVNDSLITGLRRSEGWARDQKVYFAALFSRPFEEYGIAVDNKLEKSRRTATGKNIKAYVKYKTGQSEAILVKVGISAVSEEGALKNLKKEAPDWDFERIRTRAKEAWNRHFNKIEVQGGTREQRITFYTALYHAMIAPNLFMDVDGKYRGMDGKIHQAKDFVNYTIFSLWDTFRAAHPLFTIIDQKRTIDFIRTLLAKYQEGGILPIWELAGNYTGTMIGYHAIPVIVDAYIKGIRDFDAELAYQAMKHSAMQDHRGLKYYKTLGYIPFDKEAHQSVSRTVEYAYDDWCIAQMAKALGKDKDFKLFNARAQFYKNVFDAEIGFMRGKDSNGQWRIPFDPAAIHTKGGEDFTEGNSWQYTFFAPQDLENFIELFGGAEPFVKKLDSLFYQEPPENPSLPDITGLLGQYAQGNEPSHHIAYLYNYAGKPWKTQRIVRTIVDSLYTANPDGLCGNEDCGQMSAWYIFSAMGFYPVCPGLKEYVFGSPIFDKVTIYLENGRQFTIKTENNGKDNLYIQSVKKDDLSYSKTYITHDDILNGGTLTFKMGDKPNKYWGVHKDDLPHSSVDIKLSVDELKAFLQKQ; encoded by the coding sequence ATGAATATTTGTAAAAGTTTATTGTTTTTAATTTTTACAGTCACATTGATCGGTTGTCAAAATCAGAACAAAGATTTTACTCAATATGTCAATCCTTTTATCGGAACCGGAGGACATGGGCATACTTTCCCGGGCGCCACGGTCCCTTTTGGTATGGTGCAATTAAGTCCGGATACCAGAATAAGTGGTTGGGACGCCTGCGGAGGTTATCACTATTCCGATAGTACCATAATCGGTTTCAGCCATACACATCTTTCAGGAACGGGCTGTATTGATTACGGCGATATCCTGTTTATGCCGACGGTCGGTAAACTGCATCTTCAGCCAGGAACGGAAGAAAATCCCCAATCCGGCTATCGCTCGCGCTTTAGTCATGAAAAAGAAATGGCCGAAGCCGGCTATTATCGCGTTTTTTTAGATGATTATCAGATTCAGGTGGAATTAACCGCTACGCAACGCGTCGGTTTTCATAAGTACACCTTTTCTGCAAGCGACGAAGCACAAATCATAATCGATCTATTACACGGTTTGGGGCCGGATAATGTAATAGAAGCTAAACTGAACTTTGTCAATGATAGTTTAATTACCGGCTTACGTCGTTCAGAAGGATGGGCAAGAGATCAAAAAGTTTATTTTGCCGCCCTTTTTTCCAGACCCTTTGAAGAATATGGCATTGCCGTTGACAACAAGCTAGAAAAATCTCGCAGAACGGCTACTGGCAAAAATATAAAGGCCTATGTAAAGTACAAAACCGGGCAAAGTGAGGCTATTCTGGTTAAAGTGGGGATTTCTGCGGTAAGCGAAGAAGGCGCTCTGAAAAATCTAAAAAAGGAAGCGCCGGATTGGGATTTTGAGCGAATCAGAACTCGGGCCAAAGAAGCCTGGAACCGTCATTTCAATAAAATTGAAGTGCAGGGCGGTACAAGAGAACAACGCATTACTTTTTATACGGCTTTGTATCACGCCATGATAGCCCCGAATCTTTTTATGGATGTGGATGGAAAATATCGGGGGATGGATGGCAAAATTCATCAGGCAAAAGATTTTGTAAACTACACCATTTTCTCACTCTGGGATACGTTTCGAGCGGCGCATCCTTTGTTCACCATTATCGATCAAAAACGGACGATCGATTTTATCAGAACCCTGCTGGCCAAATATCAGGAAGGGGGCATTTTACCGATCTGGGAATTAGCCGGCAATTACACCGGAACCATGATCGGTTACCATGCCATACCGGTTATTGTTGATGCCTACATTAAAGGAATACGCGATTTTGATGCGGAGCTCGCTTACCAGGCCATGAAACACAGCGCCATGCAAGACCATCGGGGGTTAAAGTACTACAAAACGCTGGGTTATATTCCTTTTGACAAAGAAGCGCATCAATCCGTTTCCAGAACTGTGGAATATGCTTACGACGACTGGTGTATTGCTCAAATGGCTAAAGCGCTGGGTAAAGACAAAGATTTTAAACTTTTTAATGCTCGCGCTCAGTTCTATAAAAATGTGTTTGATGCTGAAATCGGTTTTATGCGAGGAAAAGATTCGAACGGACAATGGCGTATCCCTTTTGATCCGGCTGCAATTCATACTAAGGGCGGTGAAGATTTTACCGAAGGAAATTCCTGGCAATATACCTTTTTTGCCCCACAGGATCTGGAAAATTTTATCGAACTCTTTGGCGGAGCAGAGCCATTTGTTAAAAAGTTAGATTCTCTTTTCTATCAGGAACCGCCTGAAAACCCGAGTCTTCCGGATATTACAGGATTGTTGGGTCAATATGCTCAGGGCAATGAGCCAAGCCATCATATCGCCTATCTATACAATTATGCCGGAAAGCCCTGGAAAACACAGCGCATTGTCAGGACCATTGTGGATAGTCTTTACACGGCAAACCCGGACGGCCTGTGCGGTAACGAAGATTGCGGACAGATGTCGGCCTGGTATATCTTTAGCGCAATGGGCTTTTACCCGGTTTGCCCCGGGCTAAAAGAATATGTTTTCGGCAGTCCTATTTTTGATAAAGTAACGATTTATCTTGAAAACGGACGGCAATTTACCATAAAAACCGAAAACAACGGCAAAGATAACCTTTACATACAATCCGTTAAAAAAGATGATTTATCCTATTCCAAAACATATATAACGCATGACGATATCTTAAACGGGGGTACGTTAACCTTTAAAATGGGCGATAAGCCCAACAAATATTGGGGCGTTCATAAAGACGATTTACCTCATTCGTCAGTGGATATTAAGCTTTCTGTAGATGAATTAAAAGCGTTTTTGCAAAAGCAATAG